From the genome of Pseudoliparis swirei isolate HS2019 ecotype Mariana Trench chromosome 1, NWPU_hadal_v1, whole genome shotgun sequence:
GATGTCTGCCAGAGCCTGTGAGTATCCACTACCTGTGGTGATCTACTTCGACATGGTGTGTCACTGCCAATGGACACAGTTGATGGTTAGttagtgacagtgtgtattacaAGGCAATACGAGCACAATATATGCctttttattcctgtatttatcgAGTGGTATATTTAAGTTGCTGGTATTCAAGGTGCCGCTGGTCATTTGGAGCATTGTTGAAACTTTAGTTTGGCATTAAAGAAAGTCAAAGTGTCTCAAAACATGGTGTTGTATCACTTCCTAACAAGGGTGACTTTATAAATAGTGTATGAGTTTGTATTAATATGACATCAGTAATGGTTGATACATCATTTACAACGTATTTATTGCAGCTGGTTGCCCTTAGCTTGTGTCATGGCATACTTTATGTTGTTCTTTGCTGCTCGCTCTTAACAAGCAGCGCTCAGATGTTTCACCACTTGTGTAACTTCTAGAACATTAGCCCCCGAGCGTCTTTTGTTTAGAGGACCCTTTGATACGAAGTACAGTAAAACGTTGCATGTGTTTAGTTGTCAAAAGTCCTCCAATTCTTTAGCTTGAATCCTTTGACAGCCTGAAGCGCTGAAATATAGAATATAAAGATTAGAACCGAGTTGCTAGTCGGAAATCTAAATTTACGGCGAAGGTCTCTTGATCCTCCCGGATTCATCTTGTGACCATTTGAGTTCtacagccccaggttgagaacCGCTGTTCACTAGAAAAGTAAAGTGTCCAAATTAAATCTGTTCGCAATTTATTAACGCTAGCATCGAAAGAATGGGtgaaatagccatttaataatcagataataatgaatataacCACAAAGGAGGACACTTGTAACTTACTCATTTCAGTTGTATCAGACAATAGCTTCGCTCTGCAGTTTAAAAGAAAATTGAGCTATTAAGATATTAAAAGACAAAGCagcttgagttttttttttacgtagCTGGCACAATTCTTAGAATATATGCTGTCATGGTGGCACTGGTACAATTCATCTTCCTAAGAGTGCTGCACTTGTTCCATTAGGTAATTTGTAATCACGTGGTAAACACAGACTTCGAGGGAGAGCCGGAGGTCACGTTACAGGCTTCAGTGATATTGATCTGACGTCTCCTTTGTTTCAGGGGGCGAGAAGAAAATGTCAACCGTCCAAGTTAAAAATACCGTGTCGCATCCGAGTGGTCAAAACCTCAGGCCGGCGGCTAAAAATGGCCGCAATTCAAAAACACCTGGCCTCCGTCTGTCAGGGACAAAGGGGAGGGAGACGAGCTCAACTGTGCCGACCCGGGGGGGCCCGTTGGGCTTCAAGTTGCCCAGGCCCGACTCACAGAGGGAGGCCGGGAGCCGGCCCCTGAGACGCCCCCCAAAGCTCGCGCCACTGGAGCTGCCAGAGGAGGCTCGGGAGGCTCGGAGGCGAAAACTTAAGTTGATCCAGCAAGAGGTCGAACCTGCCGACCACGAGCTGGATGTGAGGGCAACGGAGCCCCCTGCAGGGCAGTTGAAATCCTGCGCTAGACGGGGCCCGGTGAAAGCTGCAGCAGGTTGCCCCCCTGCTTCCACCGAGCCGCTCAAAGCCCAACGGCGACACACACCTTCGAGGCCCGGGGGGACGCGCCCCGTCCCCGTACAGCGATGCGTCCCCGCAAAGCGCCCCGTCCTCGTAAACCGCTGCGTCCCCGTTAGCCGCTTAGTTCCCGTAGAGTGCTCCGTCCCCGCAAAGAGCCGCGTCCCCGTAAACCGCCCCGTCCTCGTAAACCGCTGCGTCCCCGTTAGCCGCTTAGTTCCCGTAGAGTGCTCCGTCCCCGCAAAGAGCCGCGTCTCCGTAAACCGCCCCGTCCTCGTAAACCGCTGCGTCCCCGTTAGCCGCTTAGTTCCCGTAGAGTGCTCCGTCCCCGCAAAGAGCCGCGTCCCCGTAAACCGCCCTGTCCTCGTAAACCGCTGCGTCCCCGTAGGGCACCTGGAGGACGTGGTGGCGTGTCGAGGTGCCACGGCTCCTCTGCGCAGAAAGCCCGCCCCTCCCACGCTCTCCCGGCGGGTTAAAGCTCAAGCCGAACGCGCCGCGGAGGCGGCACGCAAAAACCACAGCGCCCTACCACCGCCGGAGGAggggaggctgaggctgaggagaGCACAATGCCCGAAAGAGGATCAGGGCAATTCAAACACGTCAACCGGGGGATTATCTGCAGATAAAGGCGAGCTCGGCGAGAGGGCTCCGAGAGTCCGGCCGCACGCTATTGAAAAGGCTTCGAGGAGCATCCCGCGGCCCCCTCCGGTGAGCGCGGAGATGCTATCGGGGAAAGCCATCAAGAGGACGCCAGTCGGCATATCTGACTCGGcagccggcggcggcggttGGTAGCGGCTAACGGTGTGAAGCCGAGTGCTTCTAACTGGAGATTAAAagaggatttttctttttcttaaaccTTGATCGTGAAGCACAGCGGCGTGCGGTCCTTCTGGAACGTCTCCAGCTGTAATTAAATTGGATCTTTCACTTTTGCAGCATGGGGACTTTGTGAAATGATGTCATATGCTCAGAGACGACCCTATACCAGGAACAGGCTCGCAGCCCAGTTTTTGGGAAGCTGATTTAGAGTCTACTAATCGACCCAGTAGACGAAAAACAACACGTGTAGGAATCTAAAAGTTCTGCCATTATAAAccgctctacacacacacacacacacacacacacacacacacacacacacacacacacacacacacacacacacacacacacacacacacacacacacagcaacatcaGCAAGTAACGCCGCTTTTTTTAACGGTTTTAGTCTGTAATCTTGAGATACATTATTTACACGCGACTTTTCTTCCGAAATGGCCCTTACAGGGTACAAAGACAAGATCGGTCGGAAGTTTGTTAATATTGACTTTCCCTCGCGATTCCAATCACGTCGTAACATTTCATGAAGTGTATGCAAGGCAGCTCTAAGTTTTGGTTTTCCCTTATTAAATCCCCAGATCCCCCGGTGTGTGTGCAACGATCTGATCGGGTGGGCGCACGCACTGCACGAAGCCAGTTACATCGTTATATGGTCCAGGGAAATGAAACGGGGCAGATGCTCTTCAAAGAAAATATGAGTTGGTGTGATGAGTTAAACAGCAGCAGGCAAGGACCGGCCTCACTTTTATTAGGTTGAATTCtaagatgtatatatgtacgtgTCCACATGCGACCcttcaataaataaaagaagttcATGTGAACATTCAATTCTCGGAGTCCATCTGTCGTGTTTCTGATTGTCTTGTTGAAAATAGTTTGACGACTCCTCTCCCACAATGCTCTGCACTAATGCTCCAAGTCTCCCTTGACTCCTGCTTCATCTGACCTTTAGTCATAAGCCAGGTAACTTGACCCGACCTTAAGAAGGCGACACGACAAATGGAAGGAAGGATCGTAGTCGATGCAGCAGATGCCGGAATATCTTATTTTCAATGCCACGTGTTTTTGCCATTTCCATttacgttttttcttttttgcgcCTACACTTCCCATCCTGAACTTGGCCCCCCGGCCATTTTCCAGCTCCTGACCCGCAGGAACCATCTACGAGGTGCCCTCAGGATCTCTTGCCAGTCTTGGTCACCATGCTCACTTGTTCCTTTTTCCTCAGACTCCTATAGTTTGTTGTCCGGTGCTTCACTCCTTTTAGTTCCCGTCACTCCCGTTAGCTATCGATGTTGACCCGCTGTCCGTTTTATTCACTTCCTGCCCCTGGTTGGATTTCTATGCCTTCTTGGACTGACTTCCTGACA
Proteins encoded in this window:
- the LOC130195137 gene encoding zinc finger protein 512B, whose protein sequence is MSARAWGEKKMSTVQVKNTVSHPSGQNLRPAAKNGRNSKTPGLRLSGTKGRETSSTVPTRGGPLGFKLPRPDSQREAGSRPLRRPPKLAPLELPEEAREARRRKLKLIQQEVEPADHELDVRATEPPAGQLKSCARRGPVKAAAGCPPASTEPLKAQRRHTPSRPGGTRPVPVQRCVPAKRPVLVNRCVPVSRLVPVECSVPAKSRVPVNRPVLVNRCVPVSRLVPVECSVPAKSRVSVNRPVLVNRCVPVSRLVPVECSVPAKSRVPVNRPVLVNRCVPVGHLEDVVACRGATAPLRRKPAPPTLSRRVKAQAERAAEAARKNHSALPPPEEGRLRLRRAQCPKEDQGNSNTSTGGLSADKGELGERAPRVRPHAIEKASRSIPRPPPIPRCVCNDLIGWAHALHEASYIVIWSREMKRGRCSSKKI